The following nucleotide sequence is from Candidatus Methylomirabilota bacterium.
TTCGTCGACACGACGAGAACGACGACATTTCCCTCGGCGCACACCGCGGTCCGCTCGGCGATCTGGGGCTTCAGCTGCTGGACCTGTCCCCCGACGAGGAGGCGGGGGACACCCTGGACGACGAGGCGATGGGCAAGATGGTCCTGGATGTCAGCACCGAGCATGATCCGCCCCTTCGTGCCATCAATTACGAGAGCGCCCCAGTTCCGCCGTTTGCCTAAGGCCATAACTCGTCCTTCGTCGACAGCG
It contains:
- a CDS encoding phosphodiester glycosidase family protein; the protein is AVDEGRVMALGKRRNWGALVIDGTKGRIMLGADIQDHLAHRLVVQGVPRLLVGGQVQQLKPQIAERTAVCAEGNVVVLVVSTKAESTAFARFLADPPDKGGLGCWDALNLDGGPSTQLVVTLPALALSLPGGGGPNALVVAPGKR